The DNA window GGAGCGGAAACGCTCGGGGCGTGGGCCATCGGGATCGGCGTCATTGCGATTCTCGTTCGCTTGTTTATTATGCCGTTTTACACGTAGAAAAAGCGAGGGTGTCCCCAAGCAGGGGACGCCCTTTTTCGTGCTGGTCTGTCGGCCGCGCTTCGATTACTCTAGACCGCCACCTTTCAGAGCAGCTTCTTTTTCCTTTTGTTTCGCAAAATATTCTTCGGCCAGCTTGTCGACTTCTTTCTTCAGTTCTTCGACCATCTGCTCTTCCGGCACTTTGCGGACAATTTTGCCGTGGCGGAACAACAGACCCTCGCCGCGGGCGCCGGCAATGCCGATATCGGCTTCGCGCGCTTCGCCCGGTCCGTTGACGGCGCAGCCGAGCACGGCGACTTTGATCGGTGCCTTAATTTTGGCGATATAGTCCTCGATTTCATTGGCGATGCTGATCAAGTCGATCTCAATCCGCCCGCACGTCGGGCAGGAAATGAGCGTCGCTGCATTGGAGGCGAGCCCGAACGTTTTTAAAATTTCGCGCGCCACTTTCACCTCTTCAACCGGATCGGCGCTTAAGGAAACGCGGATCGTATTGCCGATGCCTTTGCTTAAAATGGCACCGAGTCCGACTGCGCTTTTAATCGTGCCGGAAAAGAGCGTCCCGGCTTCGGTAATGCCGACGTGAAGCGGGTAGTCAAACGTGCGCGCCGCTTTTTCATACGCTTCAATGGCGAGACGGACATCGGACGCTTTTAACGAAACGATAATATCGTGAAAATCGAGCTCCTCCAAAATGCGGATATGGTACAAGGCGCTCTCGACCATGCCGTCGGCGGTCGGATATCCGTATTTCTCTAAAATGCGTTTCTCAAGCGACCCGGCGTTGACGCCGATGCGGATCGGCACGCCGCGTTCTTTCGCGGCTTTGACGACCACTTCCACCTTCTCGCGGCGCCCGATATTGCCCGGGTTGATGCGGATTTTATCGACGCCGCCTTCAATCGCTTTTAACGCCAATTTATAGTCAAAGTGGATGTCGGCGACAAGCGGGATGTTGATTCGCCTCTTAATTTCCGGTATGGCGTCAGCGGCCCGTTCGTCCGGACAGGCGACGCGGACGACTTGGCAGCCCGCCTCCTCAAGCCGGTGAATTTGGGCCACAGTCGCGTCGACATCGTGCGTTTTTGTCGTTGTCATGCTTTGGATGACGACTTCGTTGCTGCCGCCGATCGTCAGCGGCCCGACGCGGACTGGCCGCGTTTTTGAACGATGGATGATTTCACTCACGGAAATTCGCTCCTTTAAAAACGAGTGCTTTTCTGCACTAAGTTTATCAATAGTGATGGGCATTGACAAGAAATTCGCGCGGTTATTTTTCGTACACCGGGATTTTGTATGTTTTTCCAATTTGAAGGGCATCTGCTTTTGCTTCCGGATTTAGTTTTTCAAAGTCGCGAATCAATGTCTCAATGGAAACGGGAAGCGGCCCTTGCTGTTCGCGTTCGGCAATGGATAACAGTGTGTCGCCAGCTTTGATTTTGATCACCTTATAAGCGGGAATGCCTATGTTCTCTCGAACAACCGGTGTCTTCGATGATGCCGGAAGTGTTCCGACGGTTAAATCTTCGTACGCGATATAGCCGACAAGGAAGGCGATGAGCAATAAAAACCACTTTTTCATTGTACCCCTCATTGCGTTTTTTATGAAATGTATGCTTGTCCGCCCAAAATATGAGAACAATTCCATAAAACATAACAAACTATTTATACGTTCTTAATATTGGATTGACATAATGGGGATGGAGAGGGGGACAATCATGAGAAAGACATTTGGAAAGATAAGGCTGCAAAGTCAGCTGATGATTCTATTTGTCGGTATTTTGACCGCCACAGTCGGAACAGTTGGCGTAATATCGTATGTAAAAGCCAAACATGAAATGATGCTGGCGATTGAACACCGCCTTCAGCGAGAAACCGATATAATGTATGAATTGGCTCAGCAGTTTTTGTTTATGTACGTAGGAGATCAGAAGCGGTTTATGGAACGGGTGAATACAAGCGTCCGCAAGCAACAGGCAGAACTGATGCAGGACGGAATACCAGCCGAATTTTTTCTCGTTACTGAAACGGCCCATCCGTTCCACGTAAATCGGCGTTCGCGTCTTGTGTTTTCAGAAATGCTCATCGAACGCATCAAAAAAGAAAAGAACGGCATTTCTTATACAGTTATAAATGGGAATGATTATACGCTTGTTTATCGAAGCATACAGGAGTTAAAAGGAGTTTACGTCATTGTTGTGCCTACCAGTTCATACATGAACGCCATCCACCAAATGGCTGTTTTCATTTTTACGGCAACGCTCATCGGTGCATGCGCTGCTTCGCTCCTAATTGTCGCGTTTGTACGCACGTTGACAGCACCGATCATCCGGCTTCAGGAAGCGATGAAAAAGGTAGCCGGTGGCGACTTGAGCCCTAGCCCGCTCATTGTTTCCCGAACGCGGGAAATCCAATCATTGGTTGGCAGTTTTCAGCAGATGGTTCAAAATATGAGGGAGATGATGTATCATATATGCGTTACAACGGAGCAGTTGGCAGATAAAGGGGAACAATTAAAAACAGTGTCTAAAAAAACGATGCAAAGCAATGAGAAATTGATGGGGACAATTGGAATTGTCAAGCAAGGAGCTGAAGAAACCGCTTCTTCCTCCGATTTAACGATTGCTTTTTTTCAACAAATGAAAGAAGACATTATGCAGGTCACGAAACAGATGGAAATGATCGAGGAAAGCTCGCAATATATGAATACAGCCGCCCTTGAGGGAGGGAGACAAACGAAACAAATGACTCAGTTGGTTCAGGCGTTTGAACACGAATTTGCCAAAATGGCGGAAGCGGTAAGAGAGGTCGAGAATTACTCATCATTGGTTGTCACGGTCGTGCAAGTCATTCGTGATATCGCTGAGCAAACAAAATATCTTTCTTTGAACGCGACGATTGAGGCGGCAAGAGCGGGAGAGGCCGGAAAAGGATTTGCTGTGGTGGCCAAGGAAGTGAGATCATTAGCGGAACAGTCCGGGAAAGCAGCTGAATCGGTCGCCAAAACAATGACGGAGATGGTGGAAGTTATTATAAAAGCTTCTAAGCAATGCACTGACGTTTCAGGACGTTTTTCTGACTACATACAGGCATCTTATCAATCCCAAAACGCTCTTGATGAACTGCTAAAAGAAATTGCTGTTGTTACAGAGAATATTGAAAAAATGAAGCGAAGCATGGTTGAGCTGGCCCAATCAATTCCGGCTATAGAGCACGCGACGGTTTCGTTTGTATCAACGGCCCAACAAACGCTGGCAAGCGCCGAACAAATGCTGTATTCTTCTCGTGCCCAAACAATGGAAATGAAAACGATGCATGCGATCGGGTTCGAAATCATTGAGCTCGGTCAAACGTTGAGGAAACGTGTTGAACGGTTTGAAATGAGCGGATAAAAAAGCCGCCCAACATCTCTTGGCGGCTAGTCATTGCGTTGGGCGGCTGCAGGGACTTCTTTGACTGCTAAGAAAAAGACGGCGAGCGAAACGAACCAATGGATAAAGGTGCTGTACGGGACGATCGTTTGGACTGTCTCCATTAAAGCAAAAAAGACAGTCGACAGCGTAATCGCATAAGCCGACATGATCCATGTATGACGGTAGCGAAGCTTTTTGTCTAACATGCCGGCAAACATGAGGCCAAAAAAAGCGAGCAAGCAAACGCTGACGAATTTTCCCGCGCAAGCGAGCACATATAAAACAAGCCCGAAAAGCGGAATAAGAACGGGGAGAAGCGACTGCAAGCTGGCAATAAACGCGCGCACGTCCTCGTCCGTGATGGTCACGTCCGGAAACGTGGCATAGCTGTAGTGCTGCGCCTGATAGCCGGCGACGAGCACAGCCTCATGTTTCAACAAGGCGATGGCGTTCGGCAGCCGTTCTACCTCCCGTCTCGTCACCTTACCCGTGCTGTCAAAAATGATCGTAAATCCACCCTGGTCAATATGAATCGGTTCAGCCGCTTCTGAGCGAAGCTCGCCGTTTTCAATCGAAAAGGGCGGGAGGTCGTTACGCAACAAAGCGCTTGTCGTGCGGATGCTCTCAGCTAGCGACGTTGAAGCATAGTAAAAAGTCGGGAGAACGGATAAAAGCGTCAGCAAAAACAAATAGCCAATTGTTTTTCCAATTCCTTGAAATCGAAAACGGGCGATGTCTTTGGGGGAATATAGGCTTTTCCATAGTTGGACGAATACATTCATCATGGCCACACCTTTCTTTTTCTCCATTTCCATTGTATATGCCGGAACAGGCGAATTCAACTGTGATCGTTTCCTGTTCATTGGCGGACAGGCAAATTCATTGAAACATTGTGGCAATTTTGGTAAGCTAATTTTACACGGACGGCTTTGCGTCCGCATTACATATACGAACAAAAGGAGGAGATTTGTATGCCATTTGAACTGCCGGCATTGCCGTATGCGTACGATGCGCTCGAGCCGCATATCGACAAAGAAACGATGAACATCCACCACACGAAGCACCATAACACATACGTGACGAACTTAAATGCGGCGCTTGAAGGGCATGCTGATTTGCAAAACAAATCGTTGGAAGAGTTGCTCAGCAATTTGGAAGCCCTTCCGGAAAGCATTCGCACCGCAGTGCGCAACAACGGCGGCGGCCATGCGAACCATTCGCTCTTCTGGACGATTTTATCGCCAAACGGCGGCGGCGAGCCGACAGGTGAGCTGGCTGAAGCGATCAACCAAAAATTCGGCAGCTTTGCGGCGTTTAAAGACGAGTTTTCGAAAGCAGCGGCTGGCCGTTTCGGCTCCGGCTGGGCGTGGCTTGTCGTCAACAACGGCGAGCTGGAAATTACGAGCACGCCGAACCAAGACTCGCCGATCATGGAAGGCAAAACGCCGATCCTTGGCTTGGACGTTTGGGAGCATGCGTACTACTTGAAATACCAAAACCGCCGTCCGGAATACATCGCGGCGTTCTGGAACGTCGTCAACTGGGATGAAGTCGCGAAACGATACAGCGAAGCAAAAGCAAAATAAGTAAAGCCATAACGAAAAAACGGGGCAAGTGATTCGCCCCGTTTTTTCATTGGTCTAAAGGTGCATAGCGGCAGCGGAAATGGCTACACTACCGGATAGATGAAAAGGGGAGTTTACGATGTCATTATTCGAAAAATTGACTGGCCAAGAACGGATGGATCGCGATTTGCTGCTGCTTCTTTGCATCGGCGGGTTTTATGCGCTTGCTGTCTCGCTGTCCAATACGTTTGTCAACATTTATTTATGGAAACAGACCGGTGACTTTCGCGACTTGGCGCTGTATAATTTGGCGGTCGTCACCATGCAGCCGCTGACGTTTCTATTCGCCGGCCGGCTGGCGAAACAAATTGACCGCATTCTTATCCTGCGGCTCGGGGTGTCGTGTTTAGCCGTTTTTTTTGTCACTGTTTTGTTCGTCGGTCCCCGAGCCCATCAATATTTGCTCGTTCTCGGCGCGCTGTTGGGGGTTGGCTATGGCTTTTATTGGTTGGCGTTTAACGTGTTGACGTTTGAAATTACGGAACCGGAAACGCGCGACTTTTTTAACGGTTTTTTCGGAGTGCTCACATCGTCAGCCGGCATGATCGGACCGATTGTCGCCGGCTATATGATTTCATCGCTCGCCGGCCTAAAAGGGTATACGCTCGTTTTCTCGCTGTCGCTTGGCTTGTTTATTGTCGCCGTGCTGCTCAGCTTCTTTCTCAAGCGCCGTACAGCGGCGGGAAAATACTTATTTCTTCGCATTTTAAAGGAACGGAACCAAAATGAGAATTGGCGGTTGATTACGAACGCTCATTTTTTTCAAGGACTGCGTGAAGGGTCGTTTGTGTTTGTCATTTCGGTGTTGGTGTATGTCACCTCAAACAGTGAATGGGCGCTCGGCAAGTACGGGCTCGTCAATTCATTTACATCGTTTGTCGCCTACTATGCAGTTTCCCGGCTGATGAGGCAGGAATATCGGATGAAAGCCATTTTATTGGGAGGACTGTTGCTCTATGCGGCCATTTTTCTCATTGTCCTTCAGCCGTCTTACCCCCGTTTGATTGTTTATGCCGTCACGATCGCCGTCGCTTACCCGATTTTGCTCGTTCCGTACTCCTCATTAACGTTTGATGTAATCGGGAGGAGCTGGAAATCGGCAGAGGCGCGCGTTGAGTATATTGTCGTCCGCGAGCTGTTTTTAAACGCCGGGCGGATGGCATCGATTTTAGCCTTTTTGGCGGCGGTGACATTGTTTGGGGAAAAGATGGGCATTCGTATGCTCATGTTTGTATGCGGGGCTGGACATCTGGTGATTTACTGGTTCGTCCGCCGCATTCGTTTCACGGATGGCCGCCCGGAACGGGACCGGCCGGAGACGCTCTTGTTTCGGACGAAGCTGGCCGGTGAACGGGGCGGCTCATCGGTGTAAAAAGTTGTCCATGTTTTTCCCTAGCCTTGCCTGCCTTTTTCTTTTACAATAGGGGGAGGGAAAGGAGGACCGGGGGATGAAACGGAAGAAGCGGGCGCAAGTGCCGATCCGGTTAAACATTTTGTTTTTCTTTGTCTTTTTATTGTTTTCAGTGCTTATTTTGCGCTTGGGCGTTGTGCAAATTGTGTACGGAGAGGACTATCGCCGCGAAGTGGAACGGACGCAGGATGAAGTTGTCAGCACGCCGGTGCCGCGCGGCAAAATTTTCGACCGGTTTGGCCAAGTGATCGTCGACAATACACCACAAAAGGCGATTACGTATACGCGCTCAAAAACGACTCAACCAGAAGAAATATTGGAAGTGGCAAGGAAGCTCGCTCAATATATTGATATTCCGGATGCCGAAAAAAAAGTGACCGAACGCGATATGAAAGACTATTGGATTTTGACGCGCCCGGACGAGGCGAAAAAGAAAGTGAGCGAACGAGAACGGAAAACGCTCGCTGATCAAGGCTTGACGCAAAAAGAAATTGACAAAAAAGTATATGAGTGGACGCTCGACCGCATTACAGAGAAGGACTTGGCGCAAATTTCGCCGGCAGAGCTTGAAGTGATTGCCATTAAGCGTGAGATGGAAAGCGGCTATGCGCTGACGCCGCAGACGGTGAAAAGCAAAGGCGTGACTGACCGCGAATATGCGGTCGTCAGCGAACACTTAAGCGAGCTGCCCGGTGTCAACACGACCGTTGATTGGGACCGGAAATACGTCTACGACAACACGTTCCGCTCCGTGCTCGGGAGCGTGACGGAAGAAGATGAGGGCGTCCCGCGCGAGCGGCTCGACCACTTTTTAGCCCGCGACTACAGCCGCAACGACCGCGTCGGCAAAAGTTATTTGGAGATGCAGTATGAAGAAGTGCTCCACGGCAAAAAGGCGAAAGTGAAAAACATCGTGGACAAATCAGGCAACGTCGTCTCGGTTGAGCAAGTGTATCCGGGCGAGCGCGGCAAAGATCTCGTTTTGACGGTCGATGCCGAACTGCAACAACAAGTCGAGCAAATTATTGAGCAGGAGATTTTGGCCACGAAGCGCAAAGGCCGCTCCCCGCTCTTGGACCGGGCGTTCGTCGTTATGATGAATCCAAAAACGGGCGAAGTATTGGCGATGGCCGGAAAGCTCCTTCGGGACGGCGAGTTTGTCGACTTTGCCATCGGCAACATCACATCGGCTTACGCGATGGGGTCGGCGGTGAAAGGGGCAACGGTGCTCACCGGCTTCCAAACCGGGGTGCTCCATCCGAATACGTATATTAAGGATGAGCCGCTCTATATCGCGGGAACTCCAGTGAAAAAATCATGGAAAACGATGGGGACGATCAACGAGCTGACCGCGCTTAAACAATCATCGAACGTCTATATGTTCAAAACCGCTATCGCCATCGGCGGTGGCGTATACCGTCCGCATCGGCCGCTTGACATCAATCCGGCGGCGTTTACGACGATGCGCCATTATTTCAGCCAATTCGGGTTGGGCGTGAAAACCGGCATCGACTTGCCGAACGAATTGGGCGGTTTCCAAGGCCAAAGTATGCGCGGCGGGTTTTTGCTTGACTTGGCGATCGGCCAGTACGACATGTATACGCCGATGCAGCTGGCGCAATACGTTTCGACGATCGCCAACGGCGGCTACCGGATGAAGCCGCTTTTGGTCAAAGAAATCCGCGAGCCGTCCGTTGACGGAAAAGAGCCTGGCCGGATCATTCGGCGGTTTGAGCCGGTCGTTTTAAACCGCGTCGATATGAAAACCGAGTACATTCAACGGGTGCAGGAAGGATTTCGCCGCGTCATGCAAGAGCCGGGGGGGACGGCGTATTCGTATTTTGCCAATGCCCCGTACAATCCGGCCGGTAAAACAGGGACGGCCGAAGCGTTTTATGACGGACCGACCCAAAGCCGGCGGAATGATCCAACGTACAACTTGACGCTTATTGGCTATGCGCCGTATAACGATCCGCAAGTATCGTTCGTGGTCGTTGTCCCATGGGCGACGCAAGGGGAAAGCGACGGCATTAACAACCGCATCGGCCGCCGCGTTTTAGATGCGTATTTTGAATTGAAGGCAAAGAGGGTAAATGGAGAGAAGGCAGCCGCACAAACAAGCGGGCAACAATAAACGAAGCTGATTCAACAGGCGCTTTCCCTGTTGAATCAGCCTTTTTATTGAATAAAACAAAGATGAATAAGCAAATAATAAATACATCTAGCCGGCTATTTAATTTCTGGGTGCTGTCAATTTAAGTCCATTGTTTCATAAATAAAGAAGCTCCTTTTTTATTTTTATGGGTGGCCAGTTGTCCAAGCCGGACAATAATGCGGCCAGAATGTTTACACAATCTTAACATTTCGTTTAAACCTCGTTAATAGCCGTCCTTTATGATAGGACATGTAGGAGAAAATGAAATGGGTAGGGGGAAAAACGATGAACAAGTGGAAACGGCTCATGTTATCCGGGGTGCTCAGCGGGGTGATGGTGATCGCTGCTGCCTGTGGCGGAGGAAACGGAGCAGAGGAAAATGACGCCAACGGTGAGTCCGCAGCGAACGAACTGTCGGGCGAAGTCATCATGGATGGTTCTTCGACCGTCTACCCGA is part of the Geobacillus sp. 46C-IIa genome and encodes:
- the ispG gene encoding flavodoxin-dependent (E)-4-hydroxy-3-methylbut-2-enyl-diphosphate synthase, with translation MSEIIHRSKTRPVRVGPLTIGGSNEVVIQSMTTTKTHDVDATVAQIHRLEEAGCQVVRVACPDERAADAIPEIKRRINIPLVADIHFDYKLALKAIEGGVDKIRINPGNIGRREKVEVVVKAAKERGVPIRIGVNAGSLEKRILEKYGYPTADGMVESALYHIRILEELDFHDIIVSLKASDVRLAIEAYEKAARTFDYPLHVGITEAGTLFSGTIKSAVGLGAILSKGIGNTIRVSLSADPVEEVKVAREILKTFGLASNAATLISCPTCGRIEIDLISIANEIEDYIAKIKAPIKVAVLGCAVNGPGEAREADIGIAGARGEGLLFRHGKIVRKVPEEQMVEELKKEVDKLAEEYFAKQKEKEAALKGGGLE
- a CDS encoding LysM domain-containing protein codes for the protein MKKWFLLLIAFLVGYIAYEDLTVGTLPASSKTPVVRENIGIPAYKVIKIKAGDTLLSIAEREQQGPLPVSIETLIRDFEKLNPEAKADALQIGKTYKIPVYEK
- a CDS encoding methyl-accepting chemotaxis protein — translated: MRKTFGKIRLQSQLMILFVGILTATVGTVGVISYVKAKHEMMLAIEHRLQRETDIMYELAQQFLFMYVGDQKRFMERVNTSVRKQQAELMQDGIPAEFFLVTETAHPFHVNRRSRLVFSEMLIERIKKEKNGISYTVINGNDYTLVYRSIQELKGVYVIVVPTSSYMNAIHQMAVFIFTATLIGACAASLLIVAFVRTLTAPIIRLQEAMKKVAGGDLSPSPLIVSRTREIQSLVGSFQQMVQNMREMMYHICVTTEQLADKGEQLKTVSKKTMQSNEKLMGTIGIVKQGAEETASSSDLTIAFFQQMKEDIMQVTKQMEMIEESSQYMNTAALEGGRQTKQMTQLVQAFEHEFAKMAEAVREVENYSSLVVTVVQVIRDIAEQTKYLSLNATIEAARAGEAGKGFAVVAKEVRSLAEQSGKAAESVAKTMTEMVEVIIKASKQCTDVSGRFSDYIQASYQSQNALDELLKEIAVVTENIEKMKRSMVELAQSIPAIEHATVSFVSTAQQTLASAEQMLYSSRAQTMEMKTMHAIGFEIIELGQTLRKRVERFEMSG
- a CDS encoding DUF1189 domain-containing protein, with protein sequence MNVFVQLWKSLYSPKDIARFRFQGIGKTIGYLFLLTLLSVLPTFYYASTSLAESIRTTSALLRNDLPPFSIENGELRSEAAEPIHIDQGGFTIIFDSTGKVTRREVERLPNAIALLKHEAVLVAGYQAQHYSYATFPDVTITDEDVRAFIASLQSLLPVLIPLFGLVLYVLACAGKFVSVCLLAFFGLMFAGMLDKKLRYRHTWIMSAYAITLSTVFFALMETVQTIVPYSTFIHWFVSLAVFFLAVKEVPAAAQRND
- the sodA gene encoding superoxide dismutase SodA, which encodes MPFELPALPYAYDALEPHIDKETMNIHHTKHHNTYVTNLNAALEGHADLQNKSLEELLSNLEALPESIRTAVRNNGGGHANHSLFWTILSPNGGGEPTGELAEAINQKFGSFAAFKDEFSKAAAGRFGSGWAWLVVNNGELEITSTPNQDSPIMEGKTPILGLDVWEHAYYLKYQNRRPEYIAAFWNVVNWDEVAKRYSEAKAK
- a CDS encoding MFS transporter, producing the protein MSLFEKLTGQERMDRDLLLLLCIGGFYALAVSLSNTFVNIYLWKQTGDFRDLALYNLAVVTMQPLTFLFAGRLAKQIDRILILRLGVSCLAVFFVTVLFVGPRAHQYLLVLGALLGVGYGFYWLAFNVLTFEITEPETRDFFNGFFGVLTSSAGMIGPIVAGYMISSLAGLKGYTLVFSLSLGLFIVAVLLSFFLKRRTAAGKYLFLRILKERNQNENWRLITNAHFFQGLREGSFVFVISVLVYVTSNSEWALGKYGLVNSFTSFVAYYAVSRLMRQEYRMKAILLGGLLLYAAIFLIVLQPSYPRLIVYAVTIAVAYPILLVPYSSLTFDVIGRSWKSAEARVEYIVVRELFLNAGRMASILAFLAAVTLFGEKMGIRMLMFVCGAGHLVIYWFVRRIRFTDGRPERDRPETLLFRTKLAGERGGSSV
- a CDS encoding penicillin-binding protein 2, with amino-acid sequence MKRKKRAQVPIRLNILFFFVFLLFSVLILRLGVVQIVYGEDYRREVERTQDEVVSTPVPRGKIFDRFGQVIVDNTPQKAITYTRSKTTQPEEILEVARKLAQYIDIPDAEKKVTERDMKDYWILTRPDEAKKKVSERERKTLADQGLTQKEIDKKVYEWTLDRITEKDLAQISPAELEVIAIKREMESGYALTPQTVKSKGVTDREYAVVSEHLSELPGVNTTVDWDRKYVYDNTFRSVLGSVTEEDEGVPRERLDHFLARDYSRNDRVGKSYLEMQYEEVLHGKKAKVKNIVDKSGNVVSVEQVYPGERGKDLVLTVDAELQQQVEQIIEQEILATKRKGRSPLLDRAFVVMMNPKTGEVLAMAGKLLRDGEFVDFAIGNITSAYAMGSAVKGATVLTGFQTGVLHPNTYIKDEPLYIAGTPVKKSWKTMGTINELTALKQSSNVYMFKTAIAIGGGVYRPHRPLDINPAAFTTMRHYFSQFGLGVKTGIDLPNELGGFQGQSMRGGFLLDLAIGQYDMYTPMQLAQYVSTIANGGYRMKPLLVKEIREPSVDGKEPGRIIRRFEPVVLNRVDMKTEYIQRVQEGFRRVMQEPGGTAYSYFANAPYNPAGKTGTAEAFYDGPTQSRRNDPTYNLTLIGYAPYNDPQVSFVVVVPWATQGESDGINNRIGRRVLDAYFELKAKRVNGEKAAAQTSGQQ